The Xanthomonas sp. DAR 34887 genome has a segment encoding these proteins:
- a CDS encoding leucyl aminopeptidase → MALEFTLNHDAPSTAAFDCIVVGLFADKRLSPAAQALDAASGGRLTALAGRGDLSGKTGASALLHDLPGVSAPRVLVIGLGEAAKFGVPQYLKAVGDAARALKSGPAAKALFTLSELEIKGRDQAWAIRQAVIASDHACYRYTATLGKKKPDDSGLASLAVLGEDATALAQGQAIAAGVKFARELGNLPPNLCTPAYLAETAAAFAHGIDGAEAEILDETQMQELGMGSLLAVARGSANRPRLLVLKWNGGGDAKPYVLVGKGITFDTGGVNLKTQGGIEEMKYDMCGGANVIGTFVATATARLPLNLVVVVPAVENAIDGNAYRPSDVITSMSGKTIEVGNTDAEGRLILCDALTYAERFNPEALIDVATLTGACMVALGHQTAGLMSKHDDLANELLAAGEHVFDRAWRLPLWDEYQGLLDSSFADVYNIGGRWAGAITAGCFLSRFTEGQRWAHLDIAGVASDEGKRGMATGRPVGLLSQWLLDRVAGGAA, encoded by the coding sequence ATGGCCCTGGAATTCACCCTGAACCACGACGCCCCGTCTACGGCGGCGTTCGATTGCATCGTCGTCGGCCTGTTCGCCGACAAGCGCCTGTCGCCCGCCGCCCAGGCCCTGGATGCGGCCAGCGGCGGACGCCTGACGGCCCTGGCCGGCCGCGGCGACCTCAGCGGCAAGACCGGCGCCAGCGCGCTGTTGCACGACCTGCCCGGGGTGAGCGCACCGCGCGTGCTGGTGATCGGCCTGGGCGAGGCCGCAAAGTTCGGCGTGCCGCAGTATCTCAAGGCCGTGGGCGACGCGGCGCGCGCGCTGAAGAGCGGGCCGGCGGCCAAGGCGCTGTTCACCCTGTCCGAACTGGAGATCAAGGGCCGCGACCAGGCCTGGGCGATCCGCCAGGCGGTGATCGCCAGCGACCATGCCTGCTACCGCTACACCGCCACCCTGGGCAAGAAGAAGCCCGACGACAGCGGCCTGGCCAGCCTGGCCGTGCTCGGCGAGGACGCCACCGCGCTGGCCCAGGGCCAGGCCATCGCCGCCGGCGTGAAATTCGCCCGCGAGCTCGGCAACCTGCCGCCGAACCTGTGCACCCCGGCCTACCTGGCCGAGACCGCGGCGGCGTTCGCGCACGGCATCGACGGCGCCGAGGCCGAGATCCTCGACGAGACGCAGATGCAGGAACTGGGCATGGGCTCGCTGCTGGCGGTGGCGCGCGGCTCGGCCAACCGCCCGCGGCTGCTGGTGCTGAAGTGGAACGGCGGCGGCGACGCCAAGCCCTATGTGCTGGTCGGCAAGGGCATCACCTTCGATACCGGCGGCGTCAACCTGAAGACCCAGGGCGGCATCGAGGAGATGAAGTACGACATGTGCGGCGGCGCCAACGTCATCGGCACCTTCGTCGCCACGGCCACCGCGCGCCTGCCGCTGAACCTGGTGGTGGTGGTGCCGGCGGTGGAGAACGCGATCGACGGCAACGCCTACCGCCCCTCCGACGTGATCACCAGCATGTCCGGCAAGACCATCGAGGTCGGCAACACCGACGCCGAAGGCCGCCTGATCCTGTGCGACGCGCTGACCTACGCCGAACGCTTCAACCCCGAGGCGCTGATCGACGTGGCCACCCTGACCGGCGCCTGCATGGTCGCGCTCGGCCACCAGACCGCCGGCCTGATGAGCAAGCACGACGACCTGGCCAACGAACTGCTGGCCGCCGGCGAGCACGTGTTCGACCGCGCCTGGCGCCTGCCGCTGTGGGACGAATACCAGGGCCTGCTCGATTCCAGCTTCGCCGACGTCTACAACATCGGCGGCCGCTGGGCCGGCGCCATCACCGCCGGCTGCTTCCTGTCGCGCTTCACCGAAGGCCAGCGCTGGGCGCACCTGGACATCGCCGGCGTGGCCAGCGACGAAGGCAAGCGCGGCATGGCCACCGGGCGGCCGGTGGGGTTGTTGTCGCAGTGGTTGCTCGACCGCGTTGCGGGCGGCGCGGCGTGA
- a CDS encoding DNA polymerase III subunit chi, whose amino-acid sequence MMRADFYLIAKPRFLTEPLRLVCELARKANDANLWTLVLARDEAQAEELDELLWAFDPDAYIPHQIAGADVDEEEAQVLIVPPGVEAPSRALVINLRDDAYLGTCDRVLEVVPADPAAREPLRERWKQYKALGFEVSKYDM is encoded by the coding sequence CTGATGCGCGCCGATTTCTACCTGATCGCCAAGCCGCGCTTCCTCACCGAACCGCTGCGGCTGGTCTGCGAGCTGGCGCGCAAGGCCAACGACGCCAACCTGTGGACGCTGGTGCTGGCGCGCGACGAGGCGCAGGCCGAGGAACTGGACGAGCTGTTGTGGGCGTTCGATCCCGATGCCTACATCCCGCACCAGATCGCCGGCGCCGATGTCGACGAGGAAGAGGCGCAGGTGCTGATCGTCCCGCCCGGCGTGGAAGCGCCGTCGCGCGCGCTGGTGATCAACCTGCGCGACGACGCCTACCTGGGCACCTGCGACCGCGTACTGGAAGTGGTGCCGGCCGATCCCGCCGCGCGCGAACCGCTGCGCGAGCGCTGGAAGCAGTACAAGGCGCTGGGCTTCGAGGTCAGCAAGTACGACATGTGA